Genomic segment of Synergistaceae bacterium:
ATCTTTCACGAGGATTCTGCGAGAGCGCGTAAAGGCAATTCACCGCTGAACATGAATGTTTTGAACATGAATGTTTTACGGAAAACCGCGCTGTTTTTGACTAGGAATGCCTGCCTCGGATGCAAACAGCTCGGGGTCAGAAAAAAGATGCTCAAAGCCGCTCTCAACAAAACCGTTCTTAACAAAGCTGTTCTTAACAAAGCTGCTCTTAACAAAGCCGCTCTTAACCAGGATGTATTCAGGATGTATTGTCGAAGATTCTTTTTACTCGAAAGTAAATGCTGTTGCCCTGATTAAATCTTTGATGTATATTATCTTCTGAACGCTCGGGTAACTCTTGTCAATCATATCTCTAATCTGCTCGAAAATGTCTGACACGTGGCTTAGAGACGGACAAAATACCGTGTCTATATTTTGCTCGGCAATTACGTCCGGTGTTTGAATTTTTTGTTCAAGCCCTCTTGTAGGTAAACCGTTAGGGGCAATATTAATCAAGTATACTTTCTCCGATTTGATAAAATCTTCTGAAATACTGTTTAGCAATTCTAGAGAACGCTTTGTTGCAGGCCAAACAGCGATTTTTTGGCAGTCAGTGAGCAAATTTTCCAAATTCGCTTTGAATCGATGTGTATCAAATTCACCAAACTTGTTGGCTAAACCGCCATACCTCTCTCCATACATAATTCTAAACAATTCGAGCTGATGTACCGTTTGCCAGTAATTCTCATCGCTCAATTTTGATACGTTTATTTGCGGACAGCCGCCTTTCAAGTATTGAACAGGGTCTGAGATAATCCCACGCTCGATAGCTGTTTTGTATAAATGACTGCCCGGGAATGTGATAATCCAACCCAAGCGAATATTGTACTCGGGATGACTGACGCGCCAGTCAAGCGAATTTTTAATAGTTTCAGCAGTTTCTTCCAGGTCACCGAAAATAAGGTTCCCGTATGCCTCTAACCCCGCTTGTTTTGCCGCCTCGAACGCCGCGTCTATTTGCTCGACAGTGATATTTTTGCACATACTTTTGAGAATCGAGTTGTCCGCGCTTTCCACGCCGTAAGATATCGTGTAACAACCCGCGTCTTTCAACTTTGAAAGTATTTCAAAGGAAACAGTATCGACGCGGGTTTGAGCCCACCAAGTTAAGTTATACGGTTTGATTCTCTCGCAAAATTCAGTTATGAGTTTCGCGTTGCTGATAAACAGTTCGTCCGCAAATGTAAAACGGGTAAGTTTGTATTTCGCAATCAGCCAATCAAGTTCTTCAAATACATTATCAAGCGAACGGCGACGATATTTTTTACCGCTTGAATGGAAACAAAACGTGCAGTTATATGGGCAACTGCGGCTAATTGCGACATTTGTCGTTAAAGTCGCAAGACCGTCTGTATCGTACAAACCGTCGCGCATTAAAAACTCAAATTCAAAACCGTCATAATCGGGGAACGGCAGACAATCAAGATTAGTGATCTCGCCTCGGGGGAGGGGAAGGGAGGGGAGGAGGACATCAGACTTTATCACAACACCGCGTATTCTCGCGCTATCTGCGTTTGTTTCAATCGCGTGCGCCAATTCGTTGACGGTTATCTCACCCTCGCCGATAACGCCGTAGTCGGCAGTCTCCAACGCCTGCATCGCAACGAGCGGGTCGGCGGTTATTATCCCACCGCCACATATTGTGATTATATTTGTATCAACCGACTTTGCCGTATCAAAAATTTCTT
This window contains:
- a CDS encoding radical SAM protein, which translates into the protein MTKNMPKHITQEFLDMVKLPEKDGKRLNYLIVMPRMVERDDTSYQFPYGLCIVSSALKATGRNVFTLNLNYKHNHLEYLRNFIIDDSIDVVLSGGLSGQYAILKEIFDTAKSVDTNIITICGGGIITADPLVAMQALETADYGVIGEGEITVNELAHAIETNADSARIRGVVIKSDVLLPSLPLPRGEITNLDCLPFPDYDGFEFEFLMRDGLYDTDGLATLTTNVAISRSCPYNCTFCFHSSGKKYRRRSLDNVFEELDWLIAKYKLTRFTFADELFISNAKLITEFCERIKPYNLTWWAQTRVDTVSFEILSKLKDAGCYTISYGVESADNSILKSMCKNITVEQIDAAFEAAKQAGLEAYGNLIFGDLEETAETIKNSLDWRVSHPEYNIRLGWIITFPGSHLYKTAIERGIISDPVQYLKGGCPQINVSKLSDENYWQTVHQLELFRIMYGERYGGLANKFGEFDTHRFKANLENLLTDCQKIAVWPATKRSLELLNSISEDFIKSEKVYLINIAPNGLPTRGLEQKIQTPDVIAEQNIDTVFCPSLSHVSDIFEQIRDMIDKSYPSVQKIIYIKDLIRATAFTFE